A genomic segment from Blastococcus sp. PRF04-17 encodes:
- a CDS encoding zinc-binding dehydrogenase — protein sequence MPTGQIAALVGPSTVEVKTFPLPEPAPGAALLAVRRANVCGTDVHQWHYESVALRNSGLGHEFVGEIVALGDGVTTDFAGEPVAVGDRVVPVYYLTCHRCPPCLRAEFNLCLNGLAEWIIPPDVAPHFRSGFATHYYLHPGQYFYKVPDEVDDATVAGANCGLAQMLFVLDQVGIEAGETLAVQGAGGLGLYAAAIAAERGARVVVIDGVAERLELARRFGATDTVDLSDHPEPKDRVAAVQDLTGGIGADMVLEVTGVPAAFVEAVELARVGGRIASVGNLNAAAEVIMIPGIVTRKSVQIHGVLRYHPWYLHKAVAFLARRQHQHPFDALSDRSYPLANITDALKAGESRSVARVAIVP from the coding sequence ATGCCGACAGGCCAGATCGCGGCGCTCGTAGGTCCATCGACGGTCGAGGTGAAGACCTTCCCGCTGCCCGAGCCCGCCCCCGGCGCCGCGCTGCTCGCCGTGCGCCGCGCCAACGTTTGCGGCACCGACGTCCACCAGTGGCACTACGAGAGCGTGGCGCTGCGCAACAGCGGCCTCGGCCACGAGTTCGTCGGCGAGATCGTCGCCCTCGGCGACGGGGTCACCACCGACTTCGCCGGCGAGCCCGTCGCCGTCGGCGACCGGGTGGTGCCGGTCTACTACCTGACTTGCCACCGATGCCCGCCCTGCCTGCGCGCGGAGTTCAACCTGTGCCTGAACGGGCTCGCCGAGTGGATCATCCCGCCCGACGTCGCCCCGCACTTCCGCTCCGGCTTCGCTACCCACTACTACTTGCACCCCGGCCAATACTTCTACAAGGTCCCAGACGAGGTTGACGACGCCACGGTGGCCGGCGCCAACTGCGGCCTGGCGCAGATGCTCTTCGTCCTCGACCAGGTCGGCATCGAGGCCGGCGAGACCCTCGCCGTCCAGGGCGCGGGCGGGCTCGGCCTCTACGCCGCGGCCATCGCCGCCGAGCGCGGCGCCCGCGTCGTCGTGATCGACGGGGTGGCCGAGCGGCTGGAGCTGGCCCGCCGCTTCGGCGCCACCGACACCGTCGACCTCAGCGACCACCCCGAGCCCAAGGACCGCGTCGCCGCGGTGCAGGATCTCACCGGCGGCATCGGGGCCGACATGGTCCTGGAGGTCACCGGCGTGCCGGCGGCCTTCGTCGAGGCGGTCGAGCTGGCCCGGGTGGGCGGGCGGATCGCCTCGGTGGGCAACCTCAACGCCGCCGCGGAGGTGATCATGATCCCCGGGATCGTCACCCGCAAGAGCGTGCAGATCCACGGGGTGCTCCGCTACCACCCCTGGTACCTGCACAAGGCCGTCGCGTTCCTCGCCCGCCGCCAGCACCAGCACCCGTTCGACGCGCTCTCCGACCGGTCCTACCCGCTCGCCAACATCACCGACGCGCTCAAGGCCGGCGAGAGCCGCTCGGTCGCCCGCGTCGCGATCGTCCCCTGA
- a CDS encoding N-acyl homoserine lactonase family protein: protein MAGWKDDAMSLGFARKMWALDCPTLTVEANTLMYGLSGMMTIPMPSFLIEHPKGLVLFDTGIAPEAIVDPVGVYGQELADGLGISGTPDQAVDKQIEALGYKLTDVTHVVASHFHFDHAGGTHLFPHAKHYIGQGELMFARYPSPISAFCYMPDQIERTRNFDWRELPGIDMDLFGDGSIVLLSMPGHTPGELSVKVRLASRTFLLTGDAVHLRAALEQEYHFPIDWDTRVALQTLQRIKRIQEAEDATVWITHDPDDWADLKHAPYCHE, encoded by the coding sequence ATGGCCGGCTGGAAGGACGACGCGATGTCCCTGGGTTTCGCCCGCAAGATGTGGGCGCTCGACTGCCCCACCCTGACGGTGGAGGCCAACACGCTGATGTACGGCCTCAGCGGGATGATGACGATCCCGATGCCGTCGTTCCTGATCGAGCACCCGAAGGGGCTCGTGCTGTTCGACACCGGCATCGCGCCCGAGGCGATCGTCGACCCGGTCGGGGTGTACGGCCAGGAGCTGGCCGACGGCCTCGGGATCAGCGGCACGCCCGACCAGGCGGTGGACAAGCAGATCGAGGCCCTGGGTTACAAGCTGACCGACGTCACCCACGTCGTCGCCTCGCACTTCCACTTCGACCACGCCGGGGGCACGCACCTGTTCCCCCACGCGAAGCACTACATCGGCCAGGGCGAGCTGATGTTCGCCCGCTACCCCTCGCCGATCTCCGCGTTCTGCTACATGCCCGACCAGATCGAGCGGACCCGCAACTTCGACTGGCGGGAGCTGCCCGGCATCGACATGGACCTGTTCGGCGACGGCAGCATCGTGCTGCTGTCGATGCCGGGGCACACGCCGGGCGAGCTGAGCGTGAAGGTGCGGCTCGCCTCGCGGACGTTTCTGCTCACCGGCGACGCCGTGCACCTGCGGGCCGCGCTGGAGCAGGAGTACCACTTCCCGATCGACTGGGACACCCGCGTGGCGCTGCAGACGCTCCAGCGGATCAAGCGGATCCAGGAGGCGGAGGACGCCACCGTGTGGATCACCCACGATCCCGACGACTGGGCCGACCTCAAGCACGCGCCCTACTGCCACGAGTGA